A window from Methanoculleus sp. SDB encodes these proteins:
- a CDS encoding prenyltransferase, with protein sequence MSNILTAALHLALSVSRFRFWIYTGGTYVVGYALGMNDWTAFLRPEYTLFLVYFFFPANVFLYGINDFWDGETDRHNPKKQGREHLLSEDERKLLIAVLVVAVVPVPCLFFCVPLPLQLALLGFLALAYGYSAPPFRFKEIPVLDFSSNVLYIMPGIFGYLLASGTLPPIELVSVGFLHIAAMHLFSAIPDIGCDREAGIRTTAVVLGKSLSLALCCLFWGCMAVIIIRLSGMHPAAFISLGYSAIPLLLLVSGLSIERLYWFLPYFNTCCGGLVFLLATAAKAAGPLF encoded by the coding sequence ATGAGTAATATCCTGACTGCCGCCCTGCACCTGGCGTTGTCGGTTTCCCGGTTTCGTTTCTGGATCTACACCGGCGGGACCTACGTCGTTGGGTATGCGCTGGGCATGAATGACTGGACGGCATTCTTGCGCCCCGAATACACCCTTTTTCTCGTATATTTCTTTTTTCCGGCAAATGTCTTCCTGTATGGGATTAATGATTTCTGGGATGGAGAGACGGACCGGCATAATCCAAAAAAACAGGGTCGGGAGCACCTGCTGTCGGAGGACGAACGCAAGCTCCTGATTGCGGTTCTGGTTGTCGCAGTTGTGCCGGTCCCGTGTCTCTTCTTTTGTGTGCCACTCCCGCTGCAGCTGGCACTGCTGGGATTCCTCGCTCTTGCCTACGGGTACAGTGCACCGCCATTTCGCTTCAAGGAAATCCCTGTCCTTGATTTCTCGTCCAATGTGCTGTACATCATGCCCGGTATATTCGGGTATCTGCTGGCATCGGGAACATTACCTCCGATAGAACTGGTTAGCGTGGGTTTTCTCCATATTGCGGCCATGCACCTCTTCTCCGCGATCCCCGACATCGGCTGCGATCGCGAAGCCGGTATCCGCACGACCGCCGTCGTCCTCGGGAAATCATTGTCGCTCGCCCTCTGCTGTCTGTTCTGGGGGTGCATGGCGGTTATCATCATCAGGCTCTCGGGGATGCACCCGGCGGCGTTTATCTCCCTTGGCTACTCAGCGATACCGTTGCTGCTGCTTGTTTCAGGGCTTTCAATCGAGCGCCTGTACTGGTTCCTGCCGTACTTCAACACCTGCTGCGGCGGTCTCGTATTTCTGCTTGCAACGGCTGCAAAGGCGGCCGGCCCCCTGTTCTGA
- a CDS encoding phytoene dehydrogenase, with protein sequence MKVAVIGTGFGGLSAAALLADKGFDVTVFEKNEQPGGRASVYRENGYAFDMGPSWYLMPDVYERCFAEFGKKPADFFELKRLDPAYRIYFGKEPMIDVPADLDRTFILFDDLEERGSEKLKAYLASAKEKYDLTINEMLYRDYRSIFDLINGKLLLQGARLHILENLEEFVNKSFSSEEARRIVEYSIGFLGGSPKNTPAFYHIMSHIDLTLGVWYPAGGIRTVADAIYRLAGSLGAQFRFNEPVEKIRIDNGRATGVITAQGTYNADIVVVNADYAHAELELLEDRFRTYDRNYWESRVLAPSAFVAYLGLNRKIAGLRHHTLFLDADWDAGFEKIFDPAKAAWPEHPSYYVNVPSQTDPTAAPEGCDTLFLLVALAPGLEDTSERRERFFNQVMDDLESKLGEPVRDAIVVKRIFALNDFRDRYNAYHGTALGLSHTLFQTALWRPAHRSAKVENLYYTGHYTHPGIGVPMTLISSTIVARELAEAYSH encoded by the coding sequence GTGAAGGTTGCAGTTATCGGCACCGGGTTTGGAGGTCTATCCGCAGCGGCTCTGCTCGCAGACAAAGGCTTTGATGTAACGGTTTTTGAGAAGAACGAGCAGCCCGGCGGCAGGGCCAGCGTATACCGTGAAAACGGTTATGCCTTCGACATGGGTCCGTCATGGTACCTGATGCCCGACGTCTATGAACGGTGTTTTGCAGAATTCGGGAAAAAACCAGCCGATTTCTTTGAATTGAAGAGGCTTGATCCCGCCTACCGCATCTATTTCGGGAAGGAACCCATGATCGATGTCCCTGCTGATCTTGACCGGACTTTTATCCTTTTCGACGATCTCGAAGAGAGGGGTTCGGAGAAGCTTAAGGCGTACCTCGCATCCGCAAAAGAGAAGTACGACCTGACCATCAATGAAATGCTGTATCGCGATTACCGCTCCATTTTTGATCTCATCAACGGAAAACTGCTGCTCCAGGGGGCACGGCTCCACATCCTTGAAAATCTCGAGGAATTCGTCAATAAATCCTTTTCAAGCGAGGAGGCAAGGAGAATTGTCGAATACTCGATAGGATTTCTGGGCGGATCCCCGAAGAATACGCCTGCCTTCTACCACATCATGTCGCATATCGATCTGACCCTCGGAGTCTGGTATCCCGCGGGCGGGATCCGGACGGTGGCAGACGCCATTTACCGGCTTGCCGGATCTTTAGGGGCCCAATTCAGGTTCAACGAACCGGTTGAGAAGATAAGGATCGACAACGGCAGGGCAACGGGTGTGATCACCGCACAAGGGACCTATAATGCGGATATCGTCGTCGTGAACGCCGATTACGCGCATGCCGAGCTTGAACTTCTTGAGGATCGATTCCGGACTTACGACCGGAACTACTGGGAATCCCGGGTTCTCGCGCCGTCCGCGTTTGTCGCGTACCTTGGACTGAACCGGAAGATTGCGGGACTGCGACACCACACGCTGTTTCTCGATGCCGACTGGGATGCCGGGTTTGAAAAGATATTCGATCCTGCCAAAGCCGCATGGCCCGAGCACCCCTCGTATTACGTTAACGTGCCGTCCCAGACCGATCCGACGGCTGCACCTGAGGGCTGCGACACCCTGTTCCTGCTTGTTGCGCTGGCTCCCGGGCTTGAGGATACGTCCGAGCGACGGGAACGTTTTTTCAACCAGGTCATGGACGATCTCGAGAGCAAACTCGGGGAACCGGTACGCGACGCCATTGTCGTGAAGCGCATCTTTGCGCTCAATGATTTCCGGGATCGCTACAACGCCTACCACGGCACGGCACTGGGTCTCTCGCACACCCTCTTTCAGACGGCGCTCTGGCGACCCGCCCACCGGAGCGCAAAAGTGGAAAATCTCTACTATACCGGCCACTATACCCACCCCGGCATCGGAGTCCCCATGACCCTGATATCCTCGACCATCGTCGCCCGCGAACTTGCAGAAGCGTACAGCCATTAG